The proteins below come from a single Tachypleus tridentatus isolate NWPU-2018 chromosome 13, ASM421037v1, whole genome shotgun sequence genomic window:
- the mTerf5 gene encoding mitochondrial transcription termination factor 5, with protein MYLLLSKCNVNLLTTSLLRCRLWYSQVREPCHFLAVLKSEINLVNISSLRSFCSKFRDLNISKLEYAVLIKSQYLAKQLGCTRSTAATLLKVNESLLTMTPTQISKSVMVIKNIFTIEDILNHPKILSINPGFMEQRHQILKEVGFTNITPGKIVQFSKLMAKSPHQLKKNELLPALCDPLKNMLSYLDCPLEITSQIKAKHPTHLSLTASVLRLKKTILLEFLAWRLECSIENVLQMIDKYPSIGNRSLYFLKQTLHILTNDYRFPLSKIRGNSFVLICHPTNLLQILERIPQLGGKDVREVCLKCPRILSVNVENLKETSDLLYEYGINNSQIHKCANIFTLSPKTVKHRLEELNRVAEFQVMKSYERILFLVYYQNKAKQRLQMLNSLGFVSVSLDMLSCSATNFKKFMYFGEDRCLGKESITYLANQLNKTDVEIKQKLQVHPNMYRISLLNAKKVVQFLLNQGFTREQIWKGIPIVLYNISVVEEHLKNLPDQEEVQPFIGWKTNPNVIHLLLYYIERNTRFTGEGVYQGTMEPRHGTKRERKLKLPSGDIKYGYYPTEGSLTLCDFLNEECSKKHLDDEMLKD; from the exons ATGTATTTACTGCTAAGCAAATGTAATGTTAATTTATTGACAACTTCTCTTTTGAGATGTCGTCTGTGGTACTCCCAAGTTAGGGAACCATGTCATTTTCTTGCAGTGCTAAAAAGTGAAATTAATTTGGTAAATATTTCTTCCCTCAGATCATTTTGCTCAAAATTTAGGGACCTCAACATTTCCAAACTTGAATATGCAGTTCTAATTAAATCACAGTATTTGGCAAAACAGCTTGGCTGTACTCGTAGCACTGCAGCTACTCTTTTGAAGGTTAATGAATCACTTCTAACCATGACACCGACACAAATTTCAAAATCAGTAatggttattaaaaatatatttacaattgaAGACATCTTAAATCACCCCAAAATTTTAAGCATTAATCCTGGATTTATGGAACAACGACATCAGATTCTAAAGGAAGTAGGATTTACCAATATAACACCTGGAAAAATAGTCCA gttttcaaAGTTAATGGCAAAATCCCCTCATCAGTTAAAAAAGAATGAGCTACTTCCTGCTTTGTGTGATCCATTGAAAAACATGTTATCTTACCTAGATTGTCCTTTGGAGATTACCTCTCAAATCAAAGCTAAACACCCAACTCATTTATCTCTCACAGCTAGTGTGTTGCGACTCAAGAAAACTATACTCCTGGAATTTCTGGCTTGGAGATTGGAATGTAGTATAGAAAATGTGTTGCAGATGATTGACAAGTATCCTAGTATTGGCAACCGCAGTTTGTATTTTTTGAAGCAAACCCtgcatattttaacaaatgattACAGATTTCCTTTGTCAAAA ataaGAGGCAATAGCTTTGTTTTAATCTGCCATCCAACAAACCTCTTACAAATATTGGAGAGAATTCCACAACTTGGTGGCAAAGATGTCAGGGAAGTGTGCTTGAAATGCCCTCGTATCTTGTCTGTAAATGTAGAGAACTTAAAAGAAACCAGTGACCTTCTTTATGAGTATGGCATTAATAACTCTCAGATTCATAAATGTGCTAATATCTTTACACTTAGTccaaaaactgtaaaacacagATTGGAGGAACTAAATCGAGTTGCTGAGTTCCAAGTCATGAAATCCTACGAGAGAATTTTATTCCTTGTTTATTACCAAAATAAAGCTAAACAAAGACTGCAAATGCTGAACTCCCTTGGATTTGTGTCTGTATCTTTGGACATGCTCAGTTGCTCTGCAACTAACTTTAAGAAGTTCATGTACTTTGGTGAAGATCGGTGCTTAGGAAAAGAGAGTATAACTTACCTTGCTAACCAACTGAATAAAACTGATGttgagataaaacaaaaacttcaggTTCATCCAAATATGTATCGTATCTCTCTACTTAATGCTAAAAAAGTTGTTCAGTTTTTGCTTAATCAGGGTTTTACTAGAGAACAAATTTGGAAAGGAATACCAATTGTTCTTTACAATATCTCTGTTGTAGAGGAACATCTCAAAAACTTGCCTGATCAAGAAGAAGTGCAGCCTTTTATTGGTTGGAAAACTAATCCTAATGTTATTCATCTTCTGTTATATTACATTGAGAGAAACACAAGATTTACTGGAGAAGGTGTCTACCAAGGGACAATGGAGCCAAGGCATGGAACAAAAAGAGAGAGGAAGTTAAAACTACCATCAGGTGATATCAAATATGGATACTACCCTACAGAAGGTAGTTTAACATTGTGTGATTTTTTGAATGAAGAGTGTAGTAAAAAGCATTTAGATGATGAAATGTTAAAGGACTga